The following are from one region of the Passer domesticus isolate bPasDom1 chromosome 13, bPasDom1.hap1, whole genome shotgun sequence genome:
- the TMCO6 gene encoding transmembrane and coiled-coil domain-containing protein 6 — protein sequence MWGRRRARRGGHSAEELRVRRREREAALRKARRQEQLVSKRLLREDSAAEEGAQHGADVVPDPLPEDEVLELLRGVQRGSEDRKRWLGRLRWALQNEETQQKFVRLDGSIRTLTGLFTSSLADLQLEAARCLHELSHSSVPAVAEACLPVTSYLLTYLSGHSLELTELCLYTLGNLVVESEAVRKQLLPQGIIPVLASCIQSPHEAVLEGVGYVLSQLLQAKEAPTEIIPLVLDSALPQHMLQLVCSGLKAGMGAAVEFAWCLHYIICRHKDNVQLLALGAVPALTSLLLDLASQLPQDAPEGLELLVCPVLRCLGNLLAQAGCQRPDARLLVALFLILQCFLQQHPFLVQECLWLLNNLTADDPSLCSALLSLELLPALLQLLTWSQMGTVLVLTVLCNVAEKGQLQCQQLLQQPLLAQLLPLLTLPDLEAVGQCLELLHLLFLHCPEAAADFTRQGGHQALEQHQSTPELQERAQALLDMVRQPPGAPSACQATLAASSSALP from the exons ATgtggggccggcggcgggcccggcgcggcgggCACAGCGCGGAGGAGCTGCGGGTGCGGCGGCGGGAGCGAGAGGCAG ctctgaggaaggCCCGGCGGCAGGAGCAGCTGGTCAGCAAGCGGCTGCTGCGGGAGGACAGCGCGGCCGAGGAGGGGGCACAGCACGGAGCAGACGTCGTGCCAGACCCACTCCCAGAGGATGAG gttctggagctgctcaggggtGTGCAGAGGGGTTCTGAGGACAGGAAGCGATGGCTCGGCCGCCTCCgctgggctctgcagaacgAGGAGACTCAGCAGAAGTTTGTCAG GCTGGACGGCAGCATCCGGACGCTCACCGGGCTCTTCACCAGCAGCCTGGCTGacctgcagctggaggctgcCCGCTGTCTGCACGAGCTGTCCCACTCCAGTGTCCCTGCCGTGGCCGAGGCGTGCCTGCCTGTCACCTCCTACCTGCTCACCTACCTGTCAGGACACAGCCTGGAGCTCACG GAGCTGTGTTTGTACACACTGGGGAACCTCGTAGTAGAAagtgaggctgtgaggaagcaACTGCTGCCTCAGGGCATTATTCCAGTGCTGGCATCCTGCATCCAG TCCCCTCACGAGGCAGTGCTGGAAGGTGTGGGCTATGTCCTCTCACAGCTCCTCCAAGCCAAGGAAGCACCCACAGAGATCATCCC GCTGGTCCTGGACTCGGCTCTCCCCCAGCACATGCTCCAGCTGGTCTGCTCTGGCCTCAAGGCTGGcatgggagcagctgtggagtTTGCCTGGTGTCTCCACTACATCATTTGTAG GCACAAGGACAACgtgcagctgctggctctgggggcCGTGCCTGCGCTCACCTCGCTCCTGCTCGACCTGGCTTCCCAACTCCCCCAGGACGCTCCCGAGGGCCTGGAGCTG CTCGTGTGCCCTGTGCTGCGCTGTCTCGGTAAcctgctggcacaggcaggctgccagcGCCCGGACGCGCGCCTGCTCGTCGccctcttcctcatcctgcagtgcttcctgcagcagcaccccttCCTGGtgcaggagtgcctgtggctgctcaACAACCTCACGG CGGATgatccctccctctgctccgctctgctgtccctggagctgctgccggccctgctgcagctgctgacgTGGTCCCAGATGGGCACTGTGCTG GTCCTGACTGTGCTGTGCAACGTGGCAGAGAAGGGACAGttgcagtgccagcagctgctccagcagcccctcctggcccagctcctgcccctgctcacCCTGCCCGACCTCGAGGCCGTggggcagtgcctggagctgctgcacctcctcttcctgcactgcCCAGAG gctgctgctgatttcaccaGGCAAGGcgggcaccaggccctggagcagcaccagagcaccccagagctgcaggagcgggcacaggctctgctggacatggtcaggcagcccccaggagcccccagtgcctgCCAGGCCACACTGGCTGCCTCCTCCTCGGCCCTGCCCTGA
- the CD14 gene encoding monocyte differentiation antigen CD14, translating into MSVAVLLLLGLGLQVAEGRRNRCFFNRTQEFCECYNLSEETAGSIIQCLPATTVEFWGGDLEKYAALPIRDLDDSVIDTLGSLIIQKIIIGNVLVPEMLLARVLRFFSYTHVQELAFESCIFQGTGDWSDMDGQNLPILSLSFHNVTSAPLTGREQAFSSLSRWLESLQELAVTGSGVTSLPCAVGRLFRALRSLSLAHNSLGDGSLSPAFCQGAFPQLQQLSLRHNNLSSYHGVCQGLGLLTELQHLDLSHNELVAGPSSSCRWPPSLRHFNLSSTGLDEVPAPLPPRLEVLDMSHNHLHAVDISLSSMKKLFLNQNLLQAVPSVRNYPVLDTLHLDNNSIWELPRDEVKLLGRLQDVAVAGNPFSCSCSGARGLQALAATGHLGQGWPGGYRCHSPARYRGWQVAQVPVSVLRCDLAAVVAPLCVALALLAVAGAVCLARSRECHRA; encoded by the coding sequence ATGAGTgtggctgtgctcctgctcctggggctggggctgcaggtggcagagggcaggaggAACAGATGTTTCTTCAACCGCACTCAGGAGTTCTGTGAATGCTACAACCTGTCCGAGGAGACTGCTGGCAGCATCATCCAGTGCCTCCCAGCAACCACCGTGGAGTTCTGGGGTGGAGACCTGGAGAAATACGCAGCCTTGCCCATCAGGGACCTGGACGACTCCGTCATTGACACTCTGGGCTCCCTTATCATCCAGAAAATAATAATTGGAAATGTCCTGGTGCCTGAGATGCTCCTTGCCCGTGTGCTGAGGTTCTTCTCCTACACCCACGTGCAGGAGCTGGCCTTTGAGAGCTGCATTTTCCAGGGCACAGGCGACTGGAGTGACATGGATGGGCAGAACTTGCCCATCCTGTCCCTGAGCTTCCACAACGTGACCTCAGCCCCGCTGACGGGCCGTGAGCAGGccttctccagcctgagcaGGTGGCTGGagagcctgcaggagctggctgtCACCGGCTCCGGTGTCAccagcctgccctgtgccgtGGGGAGGCTGTTCAGAGCCCTGcgctccctgagcctggcacacaACAGCCTCGGGGACGGGAGCCTGAGCCCCGCCTTCTGCCAGGGAGCCTTccctcagctccagcagctgagtCTGCGCCACAACAACCTGAGCTCCTACCACGGCgtgtgccagggcctggggctgctgacGGAGCTCCAGCACCTGGATCTCAGCCACAACGAGCTCGTGGCAGGCCCATCCTCCTCCTGCCGGTGGCCACCATCCCTCCGGCACTTCAACCTGTCCAGCACGGGCCTGGATGAAGTGCCAGCACCGCTGCCTCCCCGCCTCGAGGTGCTGGACATGAGCCACAACCACCTCCACGCTGTGGACATCTCCCTCAGCTCCATGAAGAAGCTCTTCCTGAATCAAAACCTGCTGCAGGCCGTGCCCTCGGTCAGGAATTACCCCGTGCTGGACACCCTCCACCTGGACAACAACTCCATctgggagctgcccagggacGAGGTGAAGCTGCTGGGGCGCCTGCAGGACGTGGCTGTGGCTGGCAAccccttcagctgctcctgctcggGGGCCAGGGGGCTGCAGGCGCTGGCAGCCACGGGGcacctggggcagggctggcccggGGGCTACAGGTGCCACTCCCCGGCGCGGTACCGGGGctggcaggtggcacaggtGCCCGTGTCCGTGCTGCGCTGTGACCTCGCCGCCGTGGTGGCCCCGCTCTGCgtggccctggccctgctggctgtggctggggcCGTGTgcctggccaggagcagagagTGCCACAGAGCCTGA